In Candidatus Dormiibacterota bacterium, a single genomic region encodes these proteins:
- a CDS encoding rhodanese-like domain-containing protein, translating to MAGTDLDRVECVPAAAAADLVASGSVRVLDVRNPDEWAELGTIPGAILLPLDLLACAAATLLREGAPILVCCEHGIRSRTAARFLATAGFPRVLDMTGGMSCWTGPRQFGTHDIDPVVGPSSWLLLNADLLRPPPDVRHGAATRSRRALDVACGRGRHALLLAGAGLEVRALDRDAEAVAGLRRAAARLGLPVEAELVDLEAPGTDLGEGLYDVVLGIHYLHRPLFPALLRSLRNGGTLIYETFTTAQAARGKPTNPDFLLQPGELRRLVAPLEIVREREGEFEGRCVASVAARLIG from the coding sequence TTGGCTGGAACGGATCTGGATCGGGTCGAGTGCGTCCCTGCGGCCGCGGCTGCGGACCTCGTGGCGTCCGGGTCCGTGCGCGTCCTGGACGTGCGTAATCCGGACGAATGGGCCGAGCTCGGGACCATCCCCGGCGCGATCCTACTGCCGCTCGATCTTCTGGCCTGCGCCGCGGCCACGCTGCTGCGCGAGGGGGCGCCGATCCTGGTCTGCTGCGAGCACGGCATCCGCAGCCGGACGGCGGCGCGCTTCCTGGCGACCGCCGGATTCCCGCGCGTGCTCGACATGACGGGCGGGATGTCCTGCTGGACCGGGCCGCGGCAGTTCGGGACGCACGACATCGACCCGGTCGTCGGACCGTCGTCGTGGCTCCTTCTCAATGCCGATCTGCTGCGACCGCCGCCCGACGTTCGTCACGGGGCTGCGACCCGTTCCCGTCGCGCCCTCGACGTCGCGTGCGGCCGTGGTCGGCACGCGCTGCTGCTCGCCGGCGCGGGTCTCGAGGTGCGCGCGCTCGATCGCGACGCCGAAGCCGTGGCGGGCCTGCGGCGGGCGGCCGCGCGCCTGGGGCTTCCGGTCGAAGCAGAGCTCGTCGATCTCGAGGCGCCGGGAACCGACCTGGGCGAGGGGCTCTACGACGTCGTCCTCGGCATCCACTACCTGCACCGGCCCCTGTTCCCGGCGCTGCTGCGGTCATTGAGGAATGGCGGCACTCTGATTTACGAGACGTTCACAACGGCGCAGGCCGCGCGCGGCAAGCCCACGAACCCGGACTTTCTCCTGCAGCCCGGAGAGCTGCGGCGGCTCGTGGCTCCGCTCGAAATCGTGCGCGAGCGCGAAGGAGAGTTCGAGGGACGCTGCGTCGCATCGGTCGCGGCGCGTCTTATCGGGTGA
- a CDS encoding alcohol dehydrogenase catalytic domain-containing protein → MKAAVISKAGGRIEIEERERPVPGPDEVLIRVHACGVCHGDLMVRDGHFPFVRYPIVPGHEIAGAVEATGERVGTLTRGARVGVSALYSSCGACPQCLGADEFLCSRLEFTGVTKDGGYQEYMLAPAAYVASLPEGLEFSDAAPLMCAGLTVYSGLRHAGFRPGHKVAVIGLGGLGHMAVLFARAMGGRVAVLSTSADKEAEGQRLGAERFINVKKSKPTEALKEWEGGPDLVLATAPDAETMTAAFPGLAIDGTMMVLGAPFAPLTVSPFDLIMGRRRLMGTPAGSRKDLHDTLAFAAAHGVRPRVKRASLQDLAGALGEMDKGHMLGRTVVVMQ, encoded by the coding sequence CGGGTGCACGCCTGCGGCGTGTGCCACGGCGACCTCATGGTCCGCGACGGACACTTCCCGTTCGTCCGCTATCCGATCGTGCCCGGTCACGAGATCGCAGGCGCGGTCGAGGCGACGGGGGAGCGGGTCGGCACCCTGACGCGCGGGGCGCGGGTGGGGGTGTCGGCGCTCTACTCCTCGTGCGGCGCCTGCCCCCAATGTCTCGGGGCCGACGAGTTCCTCTGCTCCAGGCTCGAGTTCACCGGAGTCACGAAGGACGGCGGGTACCAGGAGTACATGCTGGCCCCCGCGGCTTACGTGGCGTCGCTTCCTGAGGGACTCGAATTCTCCGACGCCGCCCCCCTGATGTGCGCGGGGCTCACCGTCTACAGCGGACTGCGTCACGCCGGCTTCCGGCCGGGGCACAAGGTTGCCGTGATCGGGCTCGGCGGGCTCGGGCACATGGCCGTGCTCTTCGCCAGGGCCATGGGAGGTCGGGTCGCCGTGCTGTCGACGAGCGCCGACAAGGAGGCCGAGGGGCAGCGACTCGGCGCCGAACGGTTCATCAACGTCAAGAAGTCGAAGCCGACGGAGGCGCTGAAGGAATGGGAAGGCGGACCCGACCTGGTGCTCGCGACCGCGCCGGACGCCGAAACGATGACGGCGGCGTTCCCCGGACTGGCCATCGACGGCACCATGATGGTCCTCGGCGCTCCGTTCGCGCCCCTCACCGTGAGCCCGTTCGACCTGATCATGGGCCGGCGGCGTCTCATGGGCACCCCGGCGGGCTCACGGAAGGACCTGCACGACACTCTGGCGTTCGCCGCGGCCCACGGGGTGCGACCGCGGGTGAAGCGCGCCTCGCTGCAGGACCTCGCGGGGGCGCTCGGAGAGATGGACAAGGGTCACATGCTGGGGAGGACCGTCGTCGTGATGCAGTAG
- the leuC gene encoding 3-isopropylmalate dehydratase large subunit, whose protein sequence is MPRTLFDKVWDAHLVRPESADTPAILYVDLHLVHEVTSPQAFAMLRERGRTVRRPGLTVATMDHSTPTTPRGADGRIPVTDREAAAQIDQLETNCREFGIRLHALGSERQGIVHVIGPELGLTQPGMTIVCGDSHTSTHGAFGALAFGIGTTEVAHVLMTQSILQARPSTLAVRVEGRLHPGVTAKDLILGIIAKIGVGGGTGHVIEYAGPAIRVLSMEQRMTVCNMSIEAGARAGMIAPDDTTFEYLAGRTHAPQGEAWERALADWRRLPTDEGAAFDREVSIDASALEPMITYGTNPGMAVPVRGAVPSSDGLASMERALGYMGLRPGQRLLGHPIDVVFIGSCTNARLSDLRLAASLLRGRKVAANVRLLVVPGSQQVKREAEAEGLDRVFRDAGGEWREAGCSMCIAMNGDQLRPGQYAVSTSNRNFEGRQGAGGRTFLASPLTAAASAVAGAIADAREMITK, encoded by the coding sequence ATGCCCCGCACCCTCTTCGACAAGGTCTGGGACGCCCACTTGGTGCGCCCCGAGTCGGCCGACACGCCGGCGATCCTCTACGTCGACCTGCATCTCGTCCACGAGGTGACTTCCCCCCAGGCGTTCGCGATGCTGCGCGAGCGCGGCCGCACAGTGCGCCGCCCGGGGCTCACGGTCGCGACGATGGACCACTCGACGCCGACGACGCCGCGCGGGGCGGACGGGCGGATACCGGTCACCGACAGGGAAGCCGCGGCGCAGATCGATCAGCTCGAGACGAACTGCCGGGAGTTCGGGATCCGGCTGCACGCTCTGGGGAGCGAGCGGCAGGGGATCGTGCACGTCATCGGTCCGGAGCTGGGGCTGACGCAGCCGGGGATGACGATCGTCTGCGGCGACAGCCACACCTCGACGCACGGCGCCTTCGGCGCGCTGGCGTTCGGGATCGGCACGACCGAAGTGGCGCACGTCCTGATGACGCAATCTATCCTTCAAGCCCGGCCCAGCACGCTGGCGGTCAGGGTCGAAGGGCGGCTCCATCCGGGGGTGACGGCGAAGGACCTCATCCTGGGGATCATCGCGAAGATCGGCGTGGGAGGCGGGACCGGCCACGTGATCGAGTACGCGGGTCCGGCGATCCGGGTGCTGTCGATGGAACAGCGGATGACGGTCTGCAACATGTCGATCGAGGCGGGGGCGCGCGCCGGGATGATCGCGCCGGACGACACGACGTTCGAGTACCTGGCGGGGCGAACGCACGCGCCGCAGGGGGAGGCGTGGGAGCGGGCGCTCGCGGACTGGAGGCGCCTGCCGACCGACGAGGGGGCGGCGTTCGATCGCGAAGTCTCCATCGACGCCTCGGCGCTGGAGCCGATGATCACCTACGGCACCAATCCAGGGATGGCGGTGCCGGTTCGCGGCGCCGTGCCGTCATCCGACGGGCTGGCGTCCATGGAGCGGGCGCTCGGCTACATGGGGCTGCGCCCCGGGCAGCGTCTCCTGGGGCATCCGATCGATGTGGTGTTCATCGGCTCGTGCACGAACGCGCGGCTCAGCGACCTGCGGCTGGCGGCGTCGCTCCTGCGCGGCCGCAAGGTCGCGGCGAACGTGCGGCTGCTCGTGGTGCCGGGCTCGCAGCAGGTGAAGAGGGAGGCGGAGGCGGAGGGGCTCGACCGCGTGTTCCGCGACGCTGGCGGCGAGTGGCGCGAGGCCGGCTGCTCGATGTGCATCGCCATGAACGGCGACCAGCTCCGGCCGGGGCAGTACGCCGTCAGCACCAGCAACCGCAACTTCGAGGGGCGGCAGGGGGCCGGCGGGCGGACCTTCCTGGCCAGCCCGCTCACCGCCGCGGCCAGCGCCGTCGCGGGCGCGATCGCCGACGCGCGCGAGATGATCACGAAGTGA